The following coding sequences lie in one Apium graveolens cultivar Ventura chromosome 3, ASM990537v1, whole genome shotgun sequence genomic window:
- the LOC141713596 gene encoding two-component response regulator-like PRR37: MTDEKREVGQEGNGHLQDVPARDEVGNVGGGRSNFRGEWSRINKTGDGKDGCEEGIRVFEQQQRSQGSSVNWERFLNIRTIKVLLVENDDSTRHVVAALLRNLNYDVIVAANGLQAWRYLEDLSNHIDIVLTEVVMPFLSGVGLLCKITSHEIRKSIPVIMMSSHDSMGLVFKCLSKGAVDFLGKPIRKNELKNLWQHIWRRCHSSSGSASESGTYTQKSVKSKSGLKSEENKSSKNEAKDMSTDLETDGTDEDSDSQSSWTNEVDSSQAMLARNQIAKSSDSTCAQLCSNNETCTKTMAHEITHEVYKENHEQIDNVRHRKDLANGKSKMLESQLNEPNKVSSKLPDTNKISCSLLDSYANKKRLDKDLANHSEHPFNKSKTIIPNIPSLQVASEDHTKTRKIKYKALDNPRAESETELNSKRLRVAKDTGKAVQTDRNVSRRSDLSAISRYNTTSNGFKTCDVINISGSQETVKDKSEIRLCSNGNLSCQGIDNNVDMGSITDKLSINPAVVLRDKVTTSDKLEATSGINDLNLSSVFARTEMDLNSPPQQVILLKTDDVVSPALLTPIRGSPRELPVQHIHHHHHVHHFHNMDREQPPSKIEDMSYKKLTEESTQLRSLNVFVGPVEGNTGNSSLNKSGSGSKHGSNGQNGSSTLVHAGGTYIESDVHMAGKSGSGDASESGSGNRMEQNRTGHREASLTKFRQKERRLGNKARHVNKKRYAE, translated from the exons ATGACGGACGAGAAGCGGGAGGTGGGGCAAGAAGGGAATGGCCACCTGCAGGATGTGCCTGCGAGGGATGAAGTTGGGAATGTTGGTGGGGGAAGAAGTAATTTTAGAGGGGAATGGTCGAGGATAAACAAAACTGGAGATGGGAAAGATGGATGTGAAGAAGGTATTCGAGTATTTGAACAACAACAGCGATCTCAAGGGTCATCGGTTAACTGGGAAAGatttcttaacattaggaccaTCAAAGTCCTGCTGGTGGAAAATGATGATTCTACCCGTCATGTCGTTGCTGCATTGCTTCGGAATCTAAATTATGACG TAATTGTAGCGGCTAATGGATTGCAAGCTTGGCGTTATCTAGAAGATCTATCCAATCACATTGACATTGTTTTAACCGAGGTGGTTATGCCCTTTTTATCCGGGGTTGGTCTTCTGTGCAAAATCACGAGTCATGAGATCCGTAAGAGTATCCCTGTGATTA TGATGTCATCTCATGACTCCATGGGGTTGGTTTTTAAGTGTTTGTCGAAGGGTGCAGTTGACTTTTTAGGTAAGCCTATTCGAAAAAATGAGCTAAAAAATCTTTGGCAGCATATCTGGAGGAGGTGTCACAGT TCTAGCGGTAGCGCGAGTGAAAGTGGTACATACACTCAAAAATCTGTGAAGTCAAAAAGTGGTTTAAAATCTGAGGAAAACAAAAGCAGCAAAAACGAGGCTAAAGATATGAGCACTGATTTAGAAACCGATGGAACTGATGAGGACAGTGACAGTCAG AGTTCTTGGACGAATGAGGTCGATAGCTCTCAAGCTATGTTGGCAAGGAATCAAATAGCCAAGAGCTCAGACAGTACTTGTGCCCAACTATGCTCGAACAATGAAACTTGTACCAAAACAATGGCGCATGAGATTACACATGAAGTATATAAAGAAAATCATGAACAGATTG ATAATGTTCGCCACAGAAAAGACTTGGCAAATGGCAAATCTAAAATGTTGGAATCACAACTGAATGAACCAAATAAAGTGTCTTCCAAACTCCCAGATACAAACAAGATAAGTTGTTCATTACTTGATTCTTATGCAAACAAGAAGAGGCTCGATAAAGATCTGGCAAACCACAGCGAGCATCCTTTCAACAAGAGTAAGACTATCATTCCCAATATACCTTCCCTGCAAGTGGCTAGTGAAGATCATACTAAAACTCGTAAAATCAAGTATAAGGCCCTTGATAATCCTAGAGCTGAATCAGAGACTGAGCTCAACTCAAAGAGGCTTAGAGTTGCTAAAGATACTGGGAAAGCAGTTCAAACTGACCGCAATGTTTCAAGACGTTCAGACCTTTCAGCCATCTCAAG GTATAATACAACATCAAATGGTTTTAAGACGTGTGATGTGATTAATATAAGTGGTTCTCAAGAAACTGTAAAAGACAAATCTGAAATTCGACTTTGTTCGAATGGGAATCTTTCATGTCAGGGGATTGACAATAATGTGGACATGGGTTCCATTACTGACAAACTTTCTATCAATCCAGCAGTAGTCTTGAGAGACAAGGTTACAACATCAGACAAATTAGAAGCAACATCAGGTATAAATGATTTGAACTTATCATCTGTTTTTGCACGAACGGAAATGGATCTTAACTCCCCCCCTCAGCAAGTCATACTGCTTAAAACTGACGATGTGGTATCCCCGGCTTTGCTGACGCCAATCAGAGGCTCACCGCGGGAGCTTCCAGTCCAGCATATCCATCATCATCACCACGTGCATCACTTTCACAACATGGATAGAGAACAACCACCATCTAAGATCGAGGATATGTCATATAAAAAACTAACTGAAGAGTCTACACAGTTGAGGTCCTTAAACGTCTTTGTTGGACCTGTTGAAGGTAATACTGGAAATAGCAGCTTAAACAAGAGTGGTTCAGGCAGCAAGCATGGAAGCAATGGTCAGAACGGAAGCAGTACCCTAGTGCATGCTGGAGGGACATATATAGAAAGTGATGTTCACATGGCAGGAAAAAGTGGAAGTGGTGATGCCAGTGAGAGTGGTAGCGGGAATAGAATGGAGCAAAACAGAACTGGACATAGAGAAGCCTCCTTGACCAAGTTTCGGCAGAAGGAGCGTCGATTAGGCAACAAG GCCCGACATGtgaacaagaagagatatgcagaGTAA
- the LOC141713597 gene encoding WRKY transcription factor 44-like isoform X1, with amino-acid sequence MNDAYMEERTGVVKPVACRPTVRAFSVLLSANINASSSNSTSQTVVLATRPKTVRVKPVVKLVSSEDKPLGTPVSCSLDKDLKVENESTVVYKPLAKLVSKRTISLLANMEHSCVQHHEALAQINPCSPSSEQVHCHLKSEYSLNGSRKRPTASEPNIEVKPLKTMVVAESSTECKNKLASTSTVDRPSYDGYNWRKYGQKQVKGSEYPRSYYKCTHPNCPVKKKVEKSLDGQITEIVYEGQHIHSKPQLLKRNIVEGETQGFLSGATGQESNYSLSNINLNEKNEGTECRSEDQNGAEVPSSSSNINKGLSCYDPIKALEIRDPSASRKGLHALTRECEEYSEGAELEGEEPTSKRRKTKNKLYEAGISEEGLPNPSGVVRSSNDSELIGDGFRWRKYGQKIVKGNPNPRSYYRCTGLRCNVRKHVERATDDPTAFITTYEGKHNHHKPVNNKNLVASGADSKGTPVSQKTDVKN; translated from the exons ATGAATGATGCCTAT ATGGAAGAGAGGACGGGTGTTGTTAAACCGGTTGCTTGTAGGCCGACTGTTAGGGCTTTTTCGGTGCTCCTTTCTGCTAATATTAATGCTTCATCCTCGAATTCGACTTCTCAGACTGTAGTCCTTGCTACTAGACCGAAAACTGTGAGGGTAAAGCCAGTTGTTAAGTTGGTTTCTTCCGAG GATAAACCACTTGGAACCCCGGTTTCGTGTTCGTTAGACAAAGATTTGAAGGTGGAAAATGAATCCACAGTGGTGTATAAACCCTTGGCAAAGTTGGTTTCAAAGAGGACTATTAGTCTCTTAGCAAATATG GAACACTCCTGCGTCCAGCACCATGAAGCACTAGCTCAGATTAACCCCTGCAGTCCATCTTCCGAACAAGTTCATTGTCATCTTAAATCTGAGTATAGCTTGAACGGCAGTAGGAAAAGACCAACAGCATCAGAACCTAATATAGAAGTTAAACCCCTAAAGACGATGGTGGTAGCAGAGAGCTCTACAGAATGTAAAAATAAATTGGCATCCACAAGTACAGTAGATAGACCTTCTTATGATGGTTATAACTGGAGAAAATATGGGCAAAAGCAGGTTAAAGGAAGCGAGTATCCACGTAGTTACTATAAATGTACACACCCAAATTGTCCGGTAAAAAAGAAGGTTGAAAAATCATTGGATGGGCAGATAACAGAAATTGTGTACGAGGGTCAGCACATCCATTCCAAACCTCAACTTCTTAAGCGCAACATAGTAGAGGGAGAAACTCAAGGATTTTTATCTGGGGCAACTGGTCAAGAATCAAATTACTCATTATCAAACATCAACTTAAATGAGAAGAACGAAGGTACTGAATGTAGGTCCGAAGATCAGAATGGAGCCGAAGTACCTTCCAGTTCTTCTAATATAAATAAAGGTCTATCTTGTTATGATCCCATAAAAGCCTTAGAAATCAGGGACCCTTCTGCAAGCAGAAAAGGTCTTCATGCTCTTACTAGGGAATGTGAGGAATATTCTGAGGGAGCTGAATTAGAGGGTGAGGAACCTACAAGCAAGAGAAG GAAAACTAAGAATAAGCTATATGAAGCTGGCATATCAGAGGAAGGCTTACCAAATCCTTCTGGTGTGGTCCGGAGTTCCAATGATTCTGAACTTATAGGGGATGGCTTTCGTTGGAGAAAATATGGACAGAAAATTGTTAAGGGAAACCCAAACCCCAG AAGTTACTACCGGTGCACCGGTCTCAGATGCAATGTGCGCAAGCATGTCGAAAGAGCAACAGATGATCCAACAGCCTTTATCACAACTTACGAGGGAAAGCATAATCATCATAAGCCAGTCAATAACAAGAATCTAGTGGCATCCGGGGCAGATTCTAAGGGTACTCCTGTTTCTCAGAAGACTGATGTCAAGAACTAA
- the LOC141715185 gene encoding uncharacterized protein LOC141715185: MGLLKKKGGLGFRDLFGFNIALLGKHCWNFMSNPMSLVSRLFKAKYFPSTHVLNVNKGQGASFIWNGIWTAKEELKKGFRWVLGSGDDIVATKDQWLRSKRDFSVEQSHIYEGRTELVSSLFNDNSKSWNVGLVNSLFEEVDAAAILATSIPQCEVKDRVAWTVMTRLHSKGITLPLGCPMCDHNSENLLHLFFECVFAVECWRQVNLVYDLLEVTDVSGWLLDKLNEGPTEELVKLCTVLWGVWFWRNKKVWSDKTVTAAFAMEESCRSISSWREARKTVTASNVGGGVKLVNRWIPPEAGAFKINVDVSVRDGVGTFSVGMVLRDQEGGFIAGKTHSMRAPGSVFEAEAIGVREALSWVKDQHLQNICKIRESTLNQTLNSRFEQFRVEMRIIRRWGW; this comes from the exons ATGGGCTTACTGAAGAAGAAAGGGGGTCTTGGCTTCAGAGACTTGTTCGGTTTCAATATCGCGCTCCTAGGGAAACACTGTTGGAATTTCATGAGTAATCCTATGTCACTTGTGTCCAGGTTATTTAAAGCAAAGTACTTTCCATCAACTCATGTGCTAAATGTAAATAAAGGCCAAGGTGCGAGTTTTATATGGAATGGGATCTGGACGGCAAAGGAAGAGTTGAAAAAAGGGTTTAGGTGGGTGTTAGGAAGTGGAGACGATATAGTGGCAACGAAGGATCAGTGGTTGAGAAGTAAGAGGGATTTTAGTGTTGAACAAAGCCACATATATGAAGGACGTACAGAGTTGGTCTCGAGTCTGTTCAACGATAACTCAAAGAGCTGGAATGTGGGACTAGTTAATAGTTTGTTTGAGGAGGTAGATGCTGCAGCCATATTAGCTACATCAATTCCACAATGCGAGGTTAAAGACAGAGTAGCCTGGACTG TCATGACGAGATTGCATTCGAAGGGCATCACTCTTCCTTTAGGGTGTCCTATGTGCGATCATAATTCTGAAAATTTGCTACACTTGTTCTTTGAATGTGTTTTTGCTGTTGAGTGTTGGAGGCAGGTGAACCTGGTGTATGATCTGTTGGAGGTAACTGATGTCTCAGGATGGTTGCTTGACAAGCTTAATGAGGGTCCTACAGAAGAGCTAGTGAAATTGTGTACGGTTCTCTGGGGAGTTTGGTTTTGGAGGAACAAAAAAGTGTGGAGTGACAAAACTGTGACAGCTGCCTTTGCAATGGAGGAAAGTTGCAGGTCGATTTCTAGCTGGAGAGAAGCCAGGAAGACAGTGACTGCTTCGAATGTAGGTGGGGGAGTTAAACTGGTAAATAGGTGGATACCTCCGGAGGCAGGAGCATTTAAGATCAATGTGGATGTTAGTGTTCGTGATGGGGTAGGTACATTCTCAGTAGGCATGGTTCTAAGAGATCAGGAGGGGGGCTTCATTGCAGGCAAAACTCACAGTATGCGGGCGCCAGGTTCGGTGTTTGAGGCTGAGGCAATAGGTGTCCGGGAGGCATTGTCTTGGGTCAAGGATCAACATCTGCAAAACATCTGCAAAATAAGAGAGTCTACATTGAATCAGACTCTCAACTCACGGTTCGAGCAATTCAGAGTGGAAATGCGAATTATCCGGAGGTGGGGGTGGTAG
- the LOC141713599 gene encoding putative serine/threonine-protein kinase PBL7 isoform X1: MGWFPCSGKTHKKKKKWNKQPSDLAQTPSSDNLKPSLKIKEASKEGGSDHMAARTFTFRDLAAATKNFRGDFLLGEGGFGRVYKGRLENSNQVVAIKQLDRNGLQGNREFLVEVLMLGLLHHDHLVNLIGYCADGDQRLLVYEYMPLGSLDDHLHDPLPDKKRLDWNTRMKIAAGAAKGLEYLHDKASPPVIYRDLKCSNILLGENYHPKLSDFGLAKLGPVGDNTHVSTRVMGTYGYCAPEYAMTGQLTLKSDVYSFGVVLLEIITGRKAVESSKTAGDHTLVAWARPLFKDRRKFSQIADPMLQGEYPTRGLYQALAVAAMCVQEQPNMRPAIADVVTALSYLSSQKFDPRTHSHQSSQWSPATPPRTKRDGDRRRYDDGGCERRY, encoded by the exons ATGGGGTGGTTCCCTTGCTCTGGAAAGACAcacaagaagaagaagaaatggaATAAGCAGCCGTCCGATCTAGCTCAAACCCCTTCTTCAg ATAATTTGAAGCCTTCTTTAAAGATAAAGGAAGCATCTAAAGAAGGAGGGTCTGATCATATGGCAGCCCGGACATTTACATTTCGTGATTTGGCAGCAGCAACTAAAAACTTTCGGGGTGACTTTCTCCTGGGAGAAGGAGGTTTCGGTAGAGTATATAAAGGAAGACTTGAAAACTCAAATCAG GTTGTAGCCATCAAGCAACTTGATCGTAATGGACTGCAAGGGAACAGGGAATTTCTTGTTGAGGTATTAATGTTAGGTTTGCTTCACCACGATCACCTTGTCAACTTAATTGGTTATTGTGCTGATGGAGACCAGAGACTTCTGGTCTATGAATACATGCCATTGGGATCTTTGGATGACCATCTTCACG ATCCTTTACCTGACAAAAAACGACTCGACTGGAATACAAGAATGAAAATAGCTGCTGGTGCTGCAAAAGGACTGGAGTATTTACATGATAAAGCCAGCCCCCCTGTGATCTATCGTGATTTAAAGTGCTCCAACATATTGCTTGGTGAAAATTATCATCCGAAGTTATCTGATTTTGGCTTAGCCAAGCTGGGGCCTGTTGGGGATAATACCCATGTATCAACAAGGGTCATGGGTACATACGGATATTGTGCCCCAGAATATGCAATGACTGGACAGTTGACCCTGAAGTCAGATGTTTATAGCTTTGGCGTGGTTCTCTTAGAGATAATTACAGGTAGGAAAGCCGTCGAAAGTTCAAAAACTGCTGGGGATCACACTCTTGTTGcctgg GCTAGGCCTTTGTTTAAAGATAGGAGGAAATTTTCACAGATAGCTGATCCGATGCTTCAAGGTGAATACCCTACACGAGGGCTGTATCAAGCTCTTGCTGTTGCAGCAATGTGCGTACAAGAGCAGCCTAATATGCGTCCTGCGATAGCTGACGTTGTCACGGCTTTGAGCTATCTTTCTTCACAGAAATTTGACCCCCGAACCCACTCACATCAAAGCTCGCAGTGGTCCCCTGCAACTCCCCCGAGAACTAAAAGAGATGGTGATAGGAGACGATATGATGATGGTGGATGTGAGAGAAGATACTAG
- the LOC141713597 gene encoding WRKY transcription factor 44-like isoform X2 — MEERTGVVKPVACRPTVRAFSVLLSANINASSSNSTSQTVVLATRPKTVRVKPVVKLVSSEDKPLGTPVSCSLDKDLKVENESTVVYKPLAKLVSKRTISLLANMEHSCVQHHEALAQINPCSPSSEQVHCHLKSEYSLNGSRKRPTASEPNIEVKPLKTMVVAESSTECKNKLASTSTVDRPSYDGYNWRKYGQKQVKGSEYPRSYYKCTHPNCPVKKKVEKSLDGQITEIVYEGQHIHSKPQLLKRNIVEGETQGFLSGATGQESNYSLSNINLNEKNEGTECRSEDQNGAEVPSSSSNINKGLSCYDPIKALEIRDPSASRKGLHALTRECEEYSEGAELEGEEPTSKRRKTKNKLYEAGISEEGLPNPSGVVRSSNDSELIGDGFRWRKYGQKIVKGNPNPRSYYRCTGLRCNVRKHVERATDDPTAFITTYEGKHNHHKPVNNKNLVASGADSKGTPVSQKTDVKN, encoded by the exons ATGGAAGAGAGGACGGGTGTTGTTAAACCGGTTGCTTGTAGGCCGACTGTTAGGGCTTTTTCGGTGCTCCTTTCTGCTAATATTAATGCTTCATCCTCGAATTCGACTTCTCAGACTGTAGTCCTTGCTACTAGACCGAAAACTGTGAGGGTAAAGCCAGTTGTTAAGTTGGTTTCTTCCGAG GATAAACCACTTGGAACCCCGGTTTCGTGTTCGTTAGACAAAGATTTGAAGGTGGAAAATGAATCCACAGTGGTGTATAAACCCTTGGCAAAGTTGGTTTCAAAGAGGACTATTAGTCTCTTAGCAAATATG GAACACTCCTGCGTCCAGCACCATGAAGCACTAGCTCAGATTAACCCCTGCAGTCCATCTTCCGAACAAGTTCATTGTCATCTTAAATCTGAGTATAGCTTGAACGGCAGTAGGAAAAGACCAACAGCATCAGAACCTAATATAGAAGTTAAACCCCTAAAGACGATGGTGGTAGCAGAGAGCTCTACAGAATGTAAAAATAAATTGGCATCCACAAGTACAGTAGATAGACCTTCTTATGATGGTTATAACTGGAGAAAATATGGGCAAAAGCAGGTTAAAGGAAGCGAGTATCCACGTAGTTACTATAAATGTACACACCCAAATTGTCCGGTAAAAAAGAAGGTTGAAAAATCATTGGATGGGCAGATAACAGAAATTGTGTACGAGGGTCAGCACATCCATTCCAAACCTCAACTTCTTAAGCGCAACATAGTAGAGGGAGAAACTCAAGGATTTTTATCTGGGGCAACTGGTCAAGAATCAAATTACTCATTATCAAACATCAACTTAAATGAGAAGAACGAAGGTACTGAATGTAGGTCCGAAGATCAGAATGGAGCCGAAGTACCTTCCAGTTCTTCTAATATAAATAAAGGTCTATCTTGTTATGATCCCATAAAAGCCTTAGAAATCAGGGACCCTTCTGCAAGCAGAAAAGGTCTTCATGCTCTTACTAGGGAATGTGAGGAATATTCTGAGGGAGCTGAATTAGAGGGTGAGGAACCTACAAGCAAGAGAAG GAAAACTAAGAATAAGCTATATGAAGCTGGCATATCAGAGGAAGGCTTACCAAATCCTTCTGGTGTGGTCCGGAGTTCCAATGATTCTGAACTTATAGGGGATGGCTTTCGTTGGAGAAAATATGGACAGAAAATTGTTAAGGGAAACCCAAACCCCAG AAGTTACTACCGGTGCACCGGTCTCAGATGCAATGTGCGCAAGCATGTCGAAAGAGCAACAGATGATCCAACAGCCTTTATCACAACTTACGAGGGAAAGCATAATCATCATAAGCCAGTCAATAACAAGAATCTAGTGGCATCCGGGGCAGATTCTAAGGGTACTCCTGTTTCTCAGAAGACTGATGTCAAGAACTAA
- the LOC141713599 gene encoding putative serine/threonine-protein kinase PBL7 isoform X2: protein MAARTFTFRDLAAATKNFRGDFLLGEGGFGRVYKGRLENSNQVVAIKQLDRNGLQGNREFLVEVLMLGLLHHDHLVNLIGYCADGDQRLLVYEYMPLGSLDDHLHDPLPDKKRLDWNTRMKIAAGAAKGLEYLHDKASPPVIYRDLKCSNILLGENYHPKLSDFGLAKLGPVGDNTHVSTRVMGTYGYCAPEYAMTGQLTLKSDVYSFGVVLLEIITGRKAVESSKTAGDHTLVAWARPLFKDRRKFSQIADPMLQGEYPTRGLYQALAVAAMCVQEQPNMRPAIADVVTALSYLSSQKFDPRTHSHQSSQWSPATPPRTKRDGDRRRYDDGGCERRY, encoded by the exons ATGGCAGCCCGGACATTTACATTTCGTGATTTGGCAGCAGCAACTAAAAACTTTCGGGGTGACTTTCTCCTGGGAGAAGGAGGTTTCGGTAGAGTATATAAAGGAAGACTTGAAAACTCAAATCAG GTTGTAGCCATCAAGCAACTTGATCGTAATGGACTGCAAGGGAACAGGGAATTTCTTGTTGAGGTATTAATGTTAGGTTTGCTTCACCACGATCACCTTGTCAACTTAATTGGTTATTGTGCTGATGGAGACCAGAGACTTCTGGTCTATGAATACATGCCATTGGGATCTTTGGATGACCATCTTCACG ATCCTTTACCTGACAAAAAACGACTCGACTGGAATACAAGAATGAAAATAGCTGCTGGTGCTGCAAAAGGACTGGAGTATTTACATGATAAAGCCAGCCCCCCTGTGATCTATCGTGATTTAAAGTGCTCCAACATATTGCTTGGTGAAAATTATCATCCGAAGTTATCTGATTTTGGCTTAGCCAAGCTGGGGCCTGTTGGGGATAATACCCATGTATCAACAAGGGTCATGGGTACATACGGATATTGTGCCCCAGAATATGCAATGACTGGACAGTTGACCCTGAAGTCAGATGTTTATAGCTTTGGCGTGGTTCTCTTAGAGATAATTACAGGTAGGAAAGCCGTCGAAAGTTCAAAAACTGCTGGGGATCACACTCTTGTTGcctgg GCTAGGCCTTTGTTTAAAGATAGGAGGAAATTTTCACAGATAGCTGATCCGATGCTTCAAGGTGAATACCCTACACGAGGGCTGTATCAAGCTCTTGCTGTTGCAGCAATGTGCGTACAAGAGCAGCCTAATATGCGTCCTGCGATAGCTGACGTTGTCACGGCTTTGAGCTATCTTTCTTCACAGAAATTTGACCCCCGAACCCACTCACATCAAAGCTCGCAGTGGTCCCCTGCAACTCCCCCGAGAACTAAAAGAGATGGTGATAGGAGACGATATGATGATGGTGGATGTGAGAGAAGATACTAG